Below is a window of Paraburkholderia kururiensis DNA.
AAACTTCTCGTCAGGCAGCTTCAGTTCCTGGAGGCACAGCACGTCGGTCTGACTGAGTTCGAGCCAGTCGATCACATGTTGCTGACGGACCTTGAGGGAGTTGACGTTCCACGTAGCGATTTTCATTGGACGCGCGCGCTGCAAAATGAGGTAGGACATTATGCATGAACGGCGGCGCGGCCCTGTCACCCAGCGTTGCACGATGGAGCGAACATCGATGAAGTGCCGCGGTGTGTAATGCGTTTGACGCGGGTGGCACGAGTGGCTATAATTCAATTCTTCTGACGGACGCGGGGTGGAGCAGTCTGGCAGCTCGTCGGGCTCATAACCCGAAGGTCGTAGGTTCAAATCCTACCCCCGCAACCAGCACCGCACGGTGCAGAGCGAAAGCGTCGGAAACGGATTAAAAAAGCCCGCTTCAAGCGGGCTTTTTGTTTTGTCGCGCGTTGTTCGTCCGTAGCCCGGGCCCCGCCTCGCGCTTCGTCCTTCGCTTGCCCGCCTGCCGCTTCGTCCCGTCGCCTTTGCCGACCGGCACTTCGGCCCCATTCATGCCATCGAACCGCTCGATCAAAAAGTCGATGAACGCTCGCGCGCGTGCGGACTGATTGCGCTTGTTCGGGTAGTACACGAACAGATCGGCAGACGGCTGCACGAACTCCGGCAACACGATTCGCAGGCGGCCGCTCGCCACGTACTTCGCGAGATCCCACTCCGAGCGCACGAGAATGCCGTGCCCGTCCAATGCCCAGCCGAGCACGATGTCGCCGTCGTTGCTCGAGAGCGTGCCGTGCACTTTCACCGCGTGGCTTTCGCCGTCGCGCTCGAAGCGCCATACGCTGTATGCGTCGTCGTTTTGCCGATGCACGATGCACGCGTGATTCGCGAGGTCGGCGAGGCTTTCCGGCGCGCCGTGTTGCTCCAGGTAGCGCGGCGAAGCACACAGAAAGCGGCGGTTCGACATCACGCGGCGCGCAATGAGCCGCTGGTCCGGCAGCGCGCCGAAGCGAATGGCCAGGTCGATGCCGCTTTCCACGAGATCGACGGGCCGGTCCGTCACGTCGAGTTGCACTTCCACATGCGGATACCGTTTCGCGAATTCGGACACGATCGGCGCGATCGTCGTGCGCCCGAAACCGAGCGTCGCGTTCACGCGCAACAGTCCTTTGGGGACCGAATGGCTCGAACTAACGGCGTCTTCCATCTCGCGCAGCTGGGCGAGGATGCGGGTGGCGTGATGCAGGTAGGTTTCACCTTCGGGCGTGAGGCTCACGTGGCGCGTGGTGCGGTTGACGAGCCGCACGCCGAGGCGCGCTTCGAGTTGCGACAGACGCTTGGTGGCGGCGGGCGGGGTGAGATTGAGTTCCCGTGCCGTGGCGGCCAGGTTGCCGTGGCGCGCGAGCAGCACGAAAAACTCGAGGTTGGACGCAATGTCGGTCTTCACTGAAAGTTAATGAAGTAATGAGTTTCGGTGAATCATAACGGCGGTCACGGCGAATAATCTAGCGGCTCCCAACGCTGCCGCACGGGCGGCGCGAAGCACGGAGACACCATGAGAATCGTCGAAATACGCGAAAAAACCGTTCCCATCAGTTCGTCCATCCGCAACGCCTACATCGACTTCAGCAAAATGACGCTGAGCCTCGTCGCCGTGGTGACGGACGTCGTTCGCCACGGCAAGCCGGTGATCGGCTATGGCTTCAATTCGAACGGCCGCTACGGGCAGGGCACGCTGATGCGCGAGCGCTTCATTCCGCGTGTGCTGGAAGCCGATCCGGCTTCGCTCGTCGACGACACCGGCGACAACCTCGATCCCCACAAGATCTGGGCGACGATGTTCAAGAACGAGAAGCCGGGCGGCCACGGCGAACGTTCCGTCGCGATGGGCACCATCGACATGGCCGTGTGGGACGCGGTGGCGAAGATCGAAGGCAAGCCGCTCTTTCAACTGCTCGCGGACCGCTACGGCAACGGCCAGCCGGATCGCAAGGTGTTCGTCTACGCGGCAGGCGGCTACTACTACCCGGGCCAGGACCACGGCAAGCTCAAGGACGAGATGCGCAGCTACCTCGACCGCGGCTACACGGTGGTGAAGAAGAAGATTGGTGGCGCGTCGCTCGACGAAGACCTGCGCCGCATCGACTCGATCTTGAGCGTGCTCGGCGACGGACAGAAGCTCGCGGTGGACGCGAACGGCCGCTTCGATCTGGACACCGCGATTCAATACGCGAAGGCGCTCTCGCAATACGACCTGTTCTGGTACGAGGAGCCGGGCGATCCGCTCGATTTCGAGCTGCAAGCCACGCTGCGCAACTACTACGACAAGCCGATGGCCACCGGCGAAGACCTGTTCTCGATGCAGGACGCGCGCAACCTGATCCGCTACGGCGGCATGCGTGCCGACCGCGACTGGCTGCAGTTCGACTGCGCGTTGAGCTACGGCCTCGTCGAGTATCTGCGCACGCTCGACATGCTGCATCAGCACGGCTGGTCGCGCTCGCGCTGCATTCCGCACGGCGGCCACCAGATGTCGCTCAACATCGCGGCCGGCCTGGGTCTGGGCGGCAACGAGTCGTATCCCGACCTGTTCCAGCCGTACGGCGGTTTCCCCGACGGCGTGAAGGTGGAGAACGGCTACATCACGATGCCCGACTTGCCCGGTATCGGCTTCGAAGGCAAGGCGGATTTGTACGCCGAGATGCGCAAGCTGGCGGAATAGTTGCGGTCCTGCCACGGGAACGAGTCAAGGCAAAACCCAGGCAAGACCCGAAGCCACACC
It encodes the following:
- a CDS encoding LysR family transcriptional regulator, producing the protein MKTDIASNLEFFVLLARHGNLAATARELNLTPPAATKRLSQLEARLGVRLVNRTTRHVSLTPEGETYLHHATRILAQLREMEDAVSSSHSVPKGLLRVNATLGFGRTTIAPIVSEFAKRYPHVEVQLDVTDRPVDLVESGIDLAIRFGALPDQRLIARRVMSNRRFLCASPRYLEQHGAPESLADLANHACIVHRQNDDAYSVWRFERDGESHAVKVHGTLSSNDGDIVLGWALDGHGILVRSEWDLAKYVASGRLRIVLPEFVQPSADLFVYYPNKRNQSARARAFIDFLIERFDGMNGAEVPVGKGDGTKRQAGKRRTKREAGPGLRTNNARQNKKPA
- a CDS encoding mandelate racemase/muconate lactonizing enzyme family protein, which encodes MRIVEIREKTVPISSSIRNAYIDFSKMTLSLVAVVTDVVRHGKPVIGYGFNSNGRYGQGTLMRERFIPRVLEADPASLVDDTGDNLDPHKIWATMFKNEKPGGHGERSVAMGTIDMAVWDAVAKIEGKPLFQLLADRYGNGQPDRKVFVYAAGGYYYPGQDHGKLKDEMRSYLDRGYTVVKKKIGGASLDEDLRRIDSILSVLGDGQKLAVDANGRFDLDTAIQYAKALSQYDLFWYEEPGDPLDFELQATLRNYYDKPMATGEDLFSMQDARNLIRYGGMRADRDWLQFDCALSYGLVEYLRTLDMLHQHGWSRSRCIPHGGHQMSLNIAAGLGLGGNESYPDLFQPYGGFPDGVKVENGYITMPDLPGIGFEGKADLYAEMRKLAE